gcttttatccaaagcgacttacagtcatgtgtgcatacattctacgtatgggtggtcccggggatcgaacccactaccctggcgttacaagcgccatgctctaccaactgagctacagaaggacagaagCTACAGGTTACAGACATCTCTGATGTACAGGTTACAAACATCTCTGATGTACAGGTTAGAAACATCTCTGATGTACAGGTTAGAAACATCTCTGATGTACAGGTTACAAACATCTCTGATGTACAGGTTACAAACATCTCTGATGTACAGGTTAGAAACATCTCTGATGTACAGGTTACAAACATCTCTGATGTACAGGTTACAAACATCTCTGATGTACAGGTTACAAACATCTCTGATGTACAGGTTACAAACATCTCTGATGTACAGGTTACAAACATCTCTGATGTACAGGTTACAAACATCTCTGATGTACAGGTTACAAACATCTCTGATGTACAGGTTAGAAACATCTCTGATGTACAGGTTAGAAACATCTCTGATGTACAGGTTAGAAACATCTCTGATGTACAGGTTAGAAACATCTCTGATGTACAGGTTAGAAACATCTCTGATGTACAGGTTACAAACATCTCTGATGTACAAGTTACAAACATCTCTGATGTACAGGTTAGAaacatctctgtgtctgtgttcaggtgaacagtgtgtgtctgtgtgtttaggtGAACAGTGTGTTCAGGTGAACAGTGTTTAGGTGaacagtctgtgtctgtgtgttcaggTGAACAGTGTGAACAGTGTGTTCAGGtgaacagtgtgtgtctgtgtgtttaggtGAACAGTGTGTTCAGGTGAACAGTGTTTAGGtgaacagtgtgtgtctgtgtgttcaggTGAACAGTGTGAACAGTGTGTTCAGGtgaacagtgtgtgtctgtgtgttcaggtgaacagtgtgtgtctgtgtgttcaggTGAACAGTGTGTGTCTGGAGGACGTGATGCACGAGGATGCAGTGGGAGCCCTGAAGAACACAGCTGAGGTGGTTTACCTCCGGGTGGCCAAGCCTAACAACCTCTACCTGAACTCCTACAACCCCCCTGACCTCACcagcagtaagtgtgtgtgtgtgtgtgtgtgtgcgtgcgtgcgtgcgtgcgcgtgtgtgtgcgtgtgtgtgcagctCTAATGGTCCATGTCTTCTTTCTCCAGCATACTCCCCTCACATGGACACAGATCTTGGCCCCACCTACCTTGGATCAGATTACCCACAAGCCCTCACTCCCACCTCGCCCAGTCGCTTCTCTCCGGTGTTGCACAGCTTGATGGGGGATGAAGATCTTCCCAGGTGAGGAACGCTTTCTGGGCTCACTCATATACCAAATCAAGCCATGCCCTTTCTGAAAGGCATCTCATAGACCTGACCCATAGACCTAACCCATAGACCTGACCCATAGACCTGACCCATAGACCTAACCCATAGATCTGACCCATAGACCTGACCCATAGACCTGACCCATATACCTGACCCATAGACCTGACCCATAGACCTGAACCATAGACCTGACCCATAGACCTGACCCATAGACCTGACCCATAGACCTGACCCATAGACCTGACCCATAGACCTAACCCATAGACCTGACCCATAGACCTGACCCATAGACCTGACCCATAGACCTAACCCATAGACCTGACCCATAGACCTGACCCATAGACCTGACCCATAGACCTGACCCATAGACCTGACCCATAGACCTGACCCATAGACCTGACCCATAGACCTGACCCATAGACCTGACCCATATACCTGACCCATAGACCTGACCCATAGACCTGACCCATAGACCTGACCCATATACCTGACCCAGGGCTAACCAAGTATTATtccgtttttctctctctgcatccctccttCTCGTGGCCCAAAATGCGGTGTCCCCATTTCACTACACATTTACAcatctctctacccttctcccctcccccccacaTTATCGCTCCCTCTTTTtagtctcctccttcccctccatttctcctcgtctctccctgaccccccgtccctctccctctcccctgctctctctgtcagggagccTAGGAGAGTGCTGATCCACCGGGGTTCTACAGGCCTGGGTTTTAACATcgtgggaggagaggatggagagggaatCTTTATCTCCTTCATCCTGGCAGGGGGGCCTGCCGACCTCAGCGGAGAGCTGCGCAAGGGCGACCAGATCCTCAGCGTAAGGACactcacgcatacacacacacaaacagtattcatattctgaacacacacacatactcacatgtGTATAGTCATACACCCACACATGCACAgaattatatacacacactctatcattttctctctctcacacacacacacacacacacacacacacacacacacacacacacacacacacacacacacacacacacacacacacacacacacacacacacacacacacacacacacacacacacacacacacagcttcatacACTTacttcttttgtgtgtgtgtgtgtgtgtgtgtgtgtgtgtgtgtgtgtgtgtgtgtgtgtgtgtgtgtgtgtgtgtgtgtgtgtgtgtgtgtgtgtgtgtgtgtgtgtgtgtgtgtgtgtgtgtgtgtgtgtgtgtgtgtgtgtgtgtgtgtgtgtgtgtgtgtgtgtgtgtgtgtgtgtgtgtgtgtgtgtgtgtgtgtgtgtgtgtgtgtgtgtgtgtgtgtgtgtcaggtaaaTGGAGTGGACTTGCGTATCGCCACCCATGAGCAGGCTGCAGCAGCCCTGAAGAACGCTGGCCAGACTGTCACCATCATTGCCCAATACAGACCAGAGGGTGAGGCCAGCACTACAGTAACCTATCATTGAACACCACACTGCACACCCATACGCCAAGGAACCGTACAtgaactaatgtgtgtgtgttcaccctacatatgctaatgtgtgtgtgttcaccctaCATATGCTAATGTGTGTGGGTTCAGAATACAGCCGTTTCGAAGCGAAGATCCACGACCTGAGGGAACAGCTGATGAACAGCAGCATGGGATCTGGTCAGACAACACTGAGGAGCAACCCTAAGAGAGGCTTCTACATCAGGTACTCATTAATACtgcactatatactatatacaaccCCAAGAGAGGCTTCTACATCAGGTACTCATTAATACtgcactatatactatatataaccctaagaGAGGCTTCTACATCAGGTACTCATTAATACtgcactatatactatatacaaccCCAAGAGAGGCTTCTACATCAGGTACTCATTAATACtgcactatatactatatacaaccCCAAGAGAGGCTTCTACATCAGGTACTCATTAATACTGCACTATATACTATATGCAACCCCAAGAGAGGCTTCTACATCAGGTACTCATTAATACtgcactatatactatatacaaccCCAAGAGAAGCTTCTACATCAGGTACTCATTAATACtgcactatatactatatacaaccCCAAGAGAGGCTTCTACATCAGGTACTCATTAATACTGCACTATATACTATATGCAACCCCAAGAGAGGCTTCTACATCAGGTACTCATTAATACTGCACTATATACTATATGCAACCCCAAGATCAACCCCTACATCAGGTACTCATTAATACtgcactatatactatatacaaccCCAAGAGAGGCTTCTACATCAGGTACTCATTAATACTGCACTAAACACTATATACAACCCCAAGAGAGGCTTCTACATCAGATACTGGgttaatagtgcactacatactatatacaacCCCAAGAGAGGCTTCTACATCAGGTACTCATTAATActgcactatacactatatacaaccCCAAGAGAGACTTCTACATCAGGTACTCGTTAATAGTgcactatacactatataaaACCCCAGAGAGGCTTCTCCGTCAGGTACTCATTAATActgcactatacactatatacaaccCCAAGAGAGGCTTCTACATCAGGTACTCATTAATActgcactatacactatataaaACCCCAGAGAGGCTTCTCCGTCAGGTACTCATTAATACtgcactatatactatatacaaccCCAAGAGAGGCTTCTACATCAGGTACTCATTAATActgcactatacactatatacaaccCCAAGAGAGGCTTCTACATCAGATACTCGTTAATAGTGCACTATACCCTATATAAAACCCCAGAGAGGCTTCTACATCAGGTATTCATTAATACTGCACTCTATACTATATTACAACCCAAAGAGAGGCTTCAACATCAGATACTCGTTAATActgcactatacactatatacaaccCCAAGAGAGGCTTCTACATCAGGTACTCATTAATACTGCACTACATACTATATATAACCCCAAGAGAGGCTTCTCTGTCAGGTACTCATTAATACTGCACTTAATAATATATACAACCCCAAGAGTGGCTTCTACATCAGGTACTCATTAATACTGCACTGTATACTATACATAGCCACACAACCCGCAAAACTGCTACTGCCAGGCTAGTACAACACTATGTACTATATACAACCACAGCATTGCTACTACCAGAGCATGACAACCCACTAGACTCCAAAGAAAAGCTGTACTGCTTCTATAACtgtcttctacctctcctccatctgtTCCAGGGCCCTGTTTGACTATGATAAGACAGCAGACTGTGGTTTCCTGAGCCAGGCGGTGGGCTTCAGGTTTGGTGACGTGCTCCATGTCCTGGACTGTGGTGATGAGGAGTGGTGGCAGGCCAGACGGGTCAGTCCTCTGACAGAAGCTGAGGAGGTCGGCTTTATTCCCAGCAAACGCAGGTCAGACACctcacagcagtgtgtgtgtgtgtgtgtgtgtgtgtgagtgagtgagtgagtgagtgagtgagtgagtgagtgagtgagtgagtgagtgagtgagtgagtgagtgagtgagtgagtgagtgtgtgtgtgtgtgtgtgtgtgtgtgtgtgtgtgtgtgtgtgtgtgtgtgtgtgtgtgtgtgtgtgtgtgtgtgtgtgtgtgtgtgtgtgtgtgtgtgtgtgtgtgtgtgtgtgtgtgtgtgtgtgtgtgttgaagtttGTGTGTGACTGTATTTCGATCAGGTTTTTCCTTTTAATATACTACTAGTTGTTTTGCTTCTGTATGGGGAACTGCATAGACAGCATGATTGATGCTGTTTTCTATGGTTATGTAGCAGATGTTTGACGTTCAGCTGTTCACACgttcctttctttctgtctcctgctctttctgtctcactctctttctgtctcactctctttctctccctctgccttttaCTGCCTTCTTTCATTCCTAACCCCTTCAGGGTAGAAAGGAAAGAGTGGTCTCGCATGGGCACAAAAGAAAGGGTAAGCACATTAGTTAGTGAGCATCTATGAATGATCTTACATCAGtgtcttcttctgtctgtctAAACATCTGTTTTCTCTGTGTTGTGTAGGATCGCAGTCGAGACAGCCTCGGGTCTCAAGGTAAGCAGGTGTACAGGAGGGGAGTGGCTCACCCCTCAGTAGAGGAAGAATGACATGGGGGTAGCAGCAgctgactgactgctgactgactgactagctgactgtctgactgactgactgtctgactagctgactgactgctgactgtctgactagctgactagctgactgtctgactgactgactgactgtctgactagctgactgactgctggctgactgactagctgactgactgactgactagctgactgactgctgactgactgactgtctgactagctgactgactgctgactgactgactagctgactgtctgactgactgactgtctgactagctgactgactgctgactgtctgactagctgactagctgactgtctgactgactgactgactgactgtctgactagctgactgactgctggctgactgactagctgactgactgactgactagctgactgactgctgactgactgactgtctgactagctgactgactgctgactgtctgactagctgactgtctgactgactgactgtctgactagctgactgactgactgactgtctgaataGCTGACTCActgctgactgactaactagctgactgactgactagctgaccgACTGaatgactgctgactgactgactgactgactgactgactgactgactgactgactgactgactctctgctGTCTGACTCTCCGactagctgactgtctgactgactgactagctgactgtctgactgactgctgactgactctctgactagctgactgtctgactgactgactagctgactgtctgactgactgactgctgactgactctctgactagctgactgactggctctgactgactggtattGTTGTGTTCTGCTTCCAGGGAGGGATGATTCTCAACACAGCTATGAAACAGTCACACAAGTGGAGGGTGAGAATACACTTTGAAGTACTATTCTTTCACACTATACTTGTGTTTCTGCTCATTCCATGTCTTATGTATccccttacctctctcctctctctctacatagtCCATTATGCGAGGCCCATCATCATATTGGGTCCTATAAAGGACAGGGTAAATGATGACCTGCTGTCGGAGTTCCCTGACAAGTTTGGGTCTTGTGTCCCTCGTAAGTATTGACCCTTCACAGAGTAACCATTTGCCTGCTTAGTACTCCAGTGGTTTACATTGATCTATTGACAGGGTGATTGATTGACAGCCTGAATGACCACTTGGCCCTTCCCCCACAGACACTACACGGCCCAAGCGTGAGTACGAGGTGGACGGGCGGGACTACCACTTTGTGTCGTCGCGGGAACAAATGGAGAAGGACATCCAGAGCCACCGTTTCATCGAGGCGGGCCAGTACAACAGCCACCTGTACGGCACCAGCGTCCAGAGTGTTCGCCAGGTGGCAGAGCAGGTACAGACAGCACAGATCAAAGACCCTGTCAATCAAGCTTTGGAGATGCATTATCATTGTGATATTTATATTATGTTTACATGAGAGGGATgatacagggtagcctagtggttagagcgttggactagtaaccggaaggttgcaagttcaaacccccgagctgacaaggtacaaatctgtcgttctgcccctgaacaggcagttaacccactgttcctaggccgtcattgaaaataagaatttgttcttaactgacttgtctagttaagtaaaggtaaaaaaaaaaacattaggcCAATCTACATTATTTACTATGCTCACAATAACAGCTGTTGTTCTGTATTGATTGGCTTACGAAGTGAAAAGGGATCTGGCTGATTGaatcccctccctctgttctctcccccttctctctccccctccctctgttctctcccccttctctctccccctccctctgttctctcccccttctctctccccctccctctgttctctccccttctctctttccctccctctgttctctcccccttctctctcccctccctctgttctctcccccttctctctctccctccctctgttctctccccttctctctcccctccctctgttctctcccccttctctctctccctccctctgttctctcccccttctctctctccctccctctgttctctcccccttctctctttccctccctctgttctctcccccttctctctctccctccctctgttctctcccccttctctctctccctccctctgttctctcccccttctctctctccctccctctgttctctcccccttctctctctccctccctctgttctctcccccttctctctctccctccctctgttctctccccttctctctctccctccctctgttctctcccccttctctctctccctccctctgttctctcccccttctctctctccctccctctgttctctcccccttctctctctccctccctctgttctctcccccttctctctttccctccctctgttctctcccccttctctctccctccctctgttctctccccctcctctctccctccctctgttctctcccccttctctctctccctccctctgttctctcccccttctctctctccctccctctgttctctcccccttctctctctccctccctctgttcgcttcctctgttctctccactcccctctctccctctgttccccctcccctctctccctcattcctccctcttcctccatctctccctccccttacccCTCCTTTGCTGTGAGTAGCAAGGAAAACACTGTATACTGGACGTGTCGGCCAATGCTGTCCGCAGACTACAGGCCGCTCAGCTTCACCCTGTCGCCATCTTTGTCCGGCCCAAGTCACTGGAGAATGTCCTGTAtgtacacacacttacacacacacacacggacacacagactcacacactagctatataattgtgtgtgtgtgtgttgtttttgtgCAGAGAGATCAACACTCGACTGACAGAAGAGCAGGCCAGAAAGGGCCTGGACCGTGCTCTCAAACTGGAACAGGACTTTCTAGAGTGTTTCTCAGGTAACACTGTCTAGAACACTGTGGGCTGTAATCCCTTTAAGCAGGAATGTGTTGACCTAATTAGCCTCTAACTCTGCATGTGGAGTGTGACTTGATCTTGATGTTTGCTCAAAAAAATGTTATTTGTGACACCATACACAGATACATATctgacattctctctctctctctctctctctctctctctctctctctctctctctcatcggagtgcatgctgggagtgcatgctgggagtgagtcgtcaagcaggagtgattgtgagagcgaatggaatttctttttcactctatcgggttgttgtatgtatatatatatattgattaggtTAGTTGTTTTAAGGGTATCTTGTTTAAACTATCACTAAGCACGTATAGGGGTGGTGGGATCTTTGAGGTTGTTTTTTCGCGAGGGCACAACCAGCGGGTGGGGCTGGTTGTTATGGCCACTCGTGGAAATGGAGAGTTTGAAAAACTTAGTCGGGGGCATGGAGTAAAGATTCCTGCTGCGACAGGGTgttcagtggaagaatgtagcttggctgtgggtgctatcattgggtatgatagcatcaaatcagcctcaaggatgaatagcgctgtagtgatattcttagattcaattgaaaaggtgaatagaatagttgagatgggtgtcgtgttgagagaaacacagacgtcggtatttccgcttatgaatccggcgaagaaagtcatgctttctaacgtgccaccatttgttagagatgaagtgttATGGCGAGAGTTACCTCGCCATGGTCAAATAGTGTCTACAATAAAGAAAGTTCCTTTTGGATGCAAATCTCCGTTGTTGAAACATGTCGTGTCTCATAGGAGACAAGTgcatatgattttaaaaaaggaaGGAGATGAACTGAATTTAGCGTTTAGCTTTAAGATTGATGGATTTGATTATGTCTTCTATGCATCTACTGAATCAATGAAATGCTTTGGCTGTGGAAGAGAGGGGCATTTGGTGCGTAATTGTCCCGAAAATGAGCGCGCTGAGCCTGGTAGTAGTTTTAGTGCGAGTACAACTAACGCACCACCGCGAAGGGATGAACATGCTaagggtacaggagaagagagaaggtgggcagatgtggttggaaaagcaggagaggaaggcagtgtggatacgggggcaattgtggtagatcagaacaaagagggaggggaaacagtaggcgagattgcgactgccgtcgctgaggtggtgctggaaaatgaaattggaggtcaagaggagattgaaataacggaaaaggaagcggatgttttcaaaataccgaggagtaaaaggaagaatgtaaggggtggtgaagggt
The Oncorhynchus gorbuscha isolate QuinsamMale2020 ecotype Even-year linkage group LG20, OgorEven_v1.0, whole genome shotgun sequence DNA segment above includes these coding regions:
- the LOC124007399 gene encoding disks large homolog 4 isoform X2, which translates into the protein MGRRFIDNVRKAKKHPHHIMGNSPPVMVNTDTLDGSPYVNGTEGEIEYEEITLERGNSGLGFSIAGGTDNPHVGDDPSIFITKIIPGGAAAQDGRLSVNDSILFVNDVDVREVTHSLAVEALKEAGAIVRLYVLRRKPAAEKVTEIKLIKGPKGLGFSIAGGVGNQHIPGDNSIYVTKIIEGGAAHKDQRLQIGDKILAVNSVCLEDVMHEDAVGALKNTAEVVYLRVAKPNNLYLNSYNPPDLTSTYSPHMDTDLGPTYLGSDYPQALTPTSPSRFSPVLHSLMGDEDLPREPRRVLIHRGSTGLGFNIVGGEDGEGIFISFILAGGPADLSGELRKGDQILSVNGVDLRIATHEQAAAALKNAGQTVTIIAQYRPEEYSRFEAKIHDLREQLMNSSMGSGQTTLRSNPKRGFYIRALFDYDKTADCGFLSQAVGFRFGDVLHVLDCGDEEWWQARRVSPLTEAEEVGFIPSKRRVERKEWSRMGTKERDRSRDSLGSQGRDDSQHSYETVTQVEVHYARPIIILGPIKDRVNDDLLSEFPDKFGSCVPHTTRPKREYEVDGRDYHFVSSREQMEKDIQSHRFIEAGQYNSHLYGTSVQSVRQVAEQQGKHCILDVSANAVRRLQAAQLHPVAIFVRPKSLENVLEINTRLTEEQARKGLDRALKLEQDFLECFSAVVEGDSFEEVYHKVKTVIEEQSGPYIWIPTRERL
- the LOC124007399 gene encoding disks large homolog 4 isoform X1, translated to MGRRFIDNVRKAKKHPHHIMGNSPPVMVNTDTLDGSPYVNGTEGEIEYEEITLERGNSGLGFSIAGGTDNPHVGDDPSIFITKIIPGGAAAQDGRLSVNDSILFVNDVDVREVTHSLAVEALKEAGAIVRLYVLRRKPAAEKVTEIKLIKGPKGLGFSIAGGVGNQHIPGDNSIYVTKIIEGGAAHKDQRLQIGDKILAVNSVCLEDVMHEDAVGALKNTAEVVYLRVAKPNNLYLNSYNPPDLTSTYSPHMDTDLGPTYLGSDYPQALTPTSPSRFSPVLHSLMGDEDLPSLLLPLHFSSSLPDPPSLSLSPALSVREPRRVLIHRGSTGLGFNIVGGEDGEGIFISFILAGGPADLSGELRKGDQILSVNGVDLRIATHEQAAAALKNAGQTVTIIAQYRPEEYSRFEAKIHDLREQLMNSSMGSGQTTLRSNPKRGFYIRALFDYDKTADCGFLSQAVGFRFGDVLHVLDCGDEEWWQARRVSPLTEAEEVGFIPSKRRVERKEWSRMGTKERDRSRDSLGSQGRDDSQHSYETVTQVEVHYARPIIILGPIKDRVNDDLLSEFPDKFGSCVPHTTRPKREYEVDGRDYHFVSSREQMEKDIQSHRFIEAGQYNSHLYGTSVQSVRQVAEQQGKHCILDVSANAVRRLQAAQLHPVAIFVRPKSLENVLEINTRLTEEQARKGLDRALKLEQDFLECFSAVVEGDSFEEVYHKVKTVIEEQSGPYIWIPTRERL